From Nitrosopumilus zosterae, the proteins below share one genomic window:
- the cbiE gene encoding precorrin-6y C5,15-methyltransferase (decarboxylating) subunit CbiE: MGKIFAVGVGPGSPKYVTEIVKEIIENCDVIIGYKYTLKTIEHLTEGKEVYEITMNNQEESYQKILPELGDKTLVIPFTGDVNFSESEVVDRLIEIFGKVEIIPGISSIQVAASKAQVPLDKSKIITMHVTTPIDDKKLELQKALIDGFSVILVPRPWPKQPDKHFMPSEIAVYLRVNNFDTSKIKVHVYEAITTENETSFVGTVKDLEGKEFSDLSVMVFNQTRLDSYMNYKWQWKN; the protein is encoded by the coding sequence GATTATTGAGAATTGTGATGTTATAATTGGCTACAAATACACTCTGAAAACTATCGAACATTTAACTGAAGGAAAAGAAGTTTATGAAATCACTATGAATAATCAAGAGGAATCTTATCAGAAAATTCTTCCAGAACTTGGTGATAAAACGTTAGTGATTCCATTTACGGGTGATGTGAATTTTTCAGAGTCAGAAGTGGTAGATAGATTAATAGAAATTTTTGGAAAAGTGGAAATAATTCCCGGTATTAGTTCAATACAGGTTGCTGCATCAAAGGCTCAAGTTCCTCTTGATAAATCAAAAATAATTACAATGCACGTAACAACTCCAATTGATGATAAAAAGTTAGAATTGCAAAAGGCATTGATTGATGGTTTTAGTGTAATTTTAGTTCCAAGACCATGGCCAAAACAACCTGACAAACATTTTATGCCATCAGAGATTGCAGTTTATCTTCGAGTAAATAATTTTGATACTAGTAAAATTAAGGTTCATGTTTACGAGGCAATAACGACTGAAAACGAGACAAGTTTTGTAGGAACCGTAAAAGATTTGGAAGGAAAAGAATTTTCAGATTTATCAGTAATGGTATTTAATCAAACGCGTTTGGACTCATACATGAATTACAAATGGCAGTGGAAAAATTAA